The region TTGGGCTTCGGATTCGTCGAGGTCGGTACGGTCACCGCGCACGCCCAACCGGGCAACCCGCGTCCCCGGTTGTTCCGGTTGCCGACGAGCACTGCGGTGATCAACCGGATGGGCTTCAACAACGCCGGGGCCGAGGCACTGGCCGGCCGGCTGGCGGCGCTGCCCCGACCGCTGGGCGTACCGTTGGGCATCTCGCTCGGGAAGTCGAAGATCACGCCGATCGACGAGGCGGTGGCCGACTATCGGGCCTCCTACCGGGCACTGCGCGACCATGGCGACTACTTCGCGGTGAACGTCTCCTCGCCCAACACCCCCGGCCTGCGGGCCTTGCAGGACCGGGACCACCTCGACGCGTTGCTCGCCGAACTGGTGGGGGAGAAGCCGATCCTGGTGAAGATCGCGCCTGACCTCACCGAGTCGGCGATCGCGGAGGTGCTGTCGGTCTGCCTCGACCGGGGTGCGGCCGGGATCATCGCCACCAACACCACGCTGAGCCGGGACGGGCTTGCGGCGGTGGACGCTGTCCGGGGTGCCGAGACGGGGGGCCTGTCCGGCAGGCCGCTGACCGTCCGGGCCCGTGAGGTGGTCGCCTTCGTGCACCGCGAGACCACCGGGAAACTGCCGGTGATCGGGGTCGGCGGCATCCTCGACGCCGACGACGCGGCCCGGATGTTCGACGCCGGAGCGAGCCTGGTGCAGCTCTACACGGGATTCATCTACCGGGGACCGGCGTTGGTGCGGTCCGTCGCGCGGGCAGCCCGGACATGACCGGCCGGGCCGCGTCGAGCTGGGTCCTACGTGGAATGCGCCGAAGGAGTGAGCCGGTGCGGCGTGGTGGCGAGCTGGTGCGGCCTGGTGGCCTGGCCGGCCGAGCAGGGGAGTGCGGCACGTGACGCCCGAGGAGATCGTCGCCCTCGACCAGGCACACGTCTGGCACCCGTACGCGCCGATGCCCACGACGGTCGCACCGTATCCCGTGGACGGTGCCGAGGGGGTACGCATCCGGCTGGCCGACGGCCGGGAACTCGTCGACGGTATGTCGTCCTGGTGGGCGGCGATCCATGGCTACCGGCATCCGGTGCTGGATGCCGCCGTCACCGACCAGCTCGGTCGGATGAGTCATGTCATGTTCGGTGGGCTCACGCACGAGCCGGCCGTCCGGTTGGCCCGGACCCTGGTCGAGCTGACCCCGCCCGGGCTGGAGCATGTCTTCCTCTGCGACTCCGGCTCGGTCGGGGTCGAGGTCGCGGTGAAGATGTGCCTGCAGTACCAGCGGGGTCGGGGCCGTCCGCGGCGGCATCGGATGGCCACCTGGCGCGGTGGCTACCACGGTGACACGTTCCATCCGATGAGCGTGTGCGACCCCGAGGGGGGCATGCATCATCTGTGGACGGACGTACTGCCCCGGCAGGTCTTCGCCGACCTGCCCCCGGCCGGCTTCGACGCCCCGGTCGACGACGCGTACGTCGCGGCACTGACCGATGCGGTGGCCCGGCACGCCGACGAGTTGGCCGGGGTCATCGTCGAGCCGGTGGTGCAGGGGGCCGGCGGTATGCGGTTCCACAACCCGCACTACCTGCGGGTGCTGCGGGAGGTGACCCGGGAGCACGACATCCCACTGGTCTTCGACGAGATCGCCACCGGGTTCGGTCGTACCGGTGCGCTCTTCGCCGCCGACCACGCCGGGGTGGCTCCGGACGTGATGTGCCTCGGCAAGGCGCTCACCGGCGGCTACCTGAGCCTCGCGGCGACGCTGTGTACGCCCGAGGTGGCCGCCGGGATCGGGGCCGGGGGTGGCGTGCTGGCACACGGCCCGACGTTCATGGGCAACCCGATCGCCTGTGCCGTCGCAAACGCCTCTATCGGGCTGCTACAGGGCGAAAACTGGGCAGTCGAGGTGGCGAGGGTGGAGGCGGGGTTGCGGACCGGTCTGGAGCCGTTACGGGCCGCGCCAGGGGTACGCGACGTACGGGTTCTGGGTGCGATCGGCGTGGTGCAGTTGGACCACGAGGTGGACATGGCGGCGGCCACCGCCGCGACCGTCGCCCGGGGGGTGTGGCTGCGGCCGTTCCGGGATCTGGTC is a window of Micromonospora polyrhachis DNA encoding:
- a CDS encoding quinone-dependent dihydroorotate dehydrogenase is translated as MMFEQLVRPVLFRLGGGDAETAHRWTTRRLAGLSRRPAALAALRSRYAVSAPRTVFGVDFPNPVGLAAGMDKDGHALPAWPALGFGFVEVGTVTAHAQPGNPRPRLFRLPTSTAVINRMGFNNAGAEALAGRLAALPRPLGVPLGISLGKSKITPIDEAVADYRASYRALRDHGDYFAVNVSSPNTPGLRALQDRDHLDALLAELVGEKPILVKIAPDLTESAIAEVLSVCLDRGAAGIIATNTTLSRDGLAAVDAVRGAETGGLSGRPLTVRAREVVAFVHRETTGKLPVIGVGGILDADDAARMFDAGASLVQLYTGFIYRGPALVRSVARAART
- a CDS encoding adenosylmethionine--8-amino-7-oxononanoate transaminase, producing MTPEEIVALDQAHVWHPYAPMPTTVAPYPVDGAEGVRIRLADGRELVDGMSSWWAAIHGYRHPVLDAAVTDQLGRMSHVMFGGLTHEPAVRLARTLVELTPPGLEHVFLCDSGSVGVEVAVKMCLQYQRGRGRPRRHRMATWRGGYHGDTFHPMSVCDPEGGMHHLWTDVLPRQVFADLPPAGFDAPVDDAYVAALTDAVARHADELAGVIVEPVVQGAGGMRFHNPHYLRVLREVTREHDIPLVFDEIATGFGRTGALFAADHAGVAPDVMCLGKALTGGYLSLAATLCTPEVAAGIGAGGGVLAHGPTFMGNPIACAVANASIGLLQGENWAVEVARVEAGLRTGLEPLRAAPGVRDVRVLGAIGVVQLDHEVDMAAATAATVARGVWLRPFRDLVYTMPPYVTADEDVARIAAGVAAAVAAG